A window of Rhizobium tumorigenes genomic DNA:
TTGTCCCTCGTGTTAAGTGCCTTGAGCGATTGAGCATCAACCTCACCTGCAGGTGACGGGTCTCGCGGATCAGAAATGGATTGCTCTTGATCCCCAGTCGCCTTGGCCTTCGCTGCTTCCGTGTCGTCCAAGGGAAAGGCAGGTGCTGCGGCGTCGGTTTTACCGTCGGTCGCCGCCGCCATTGGCACTTGAGCGCCGGCAGCAGGTTGGTCCATATGCGCAGGCCCAAGGGTGCCTTCCGGAGAAGAGAGGAGGATAGTCGGGGCGCGCTGCAATTCAATCTCGAGATTGTCGGCATTGCCAACGGCACGACTGTCATCATTCTTATCGGACGTCTTTTGCCGGGACATCAGCCGCGCGAGAAATTGCCAAGGTGGTTTCATGGTAGGTCTTTCCGGGCGGCAGACAATGCGATGATTCTGACAGCCCCAATCCGGCTCACAAGGCGAGCCGGAATATCTTTGATACGAGCCTCGAAAATACTGGCGGTGGTCGATTGCGCAACCGCAGACAGGTTTCTGCCCAGATCAGACGCCGAGGCGTTTGCGTAAATCGGCATTTTCCGCACGCAGCTTATCGGCCAGGGCGTGGCGAAGCCGTTGGTTTTCTTCCTCAAGCTGAATGAGATCAGCCATCTCGTCGCTCGCAGCGACGGAGGTGGCGGGCGTCGCTGGCACAGTGATAGGCTTGGCTTTGACGGCCGTCTTCTTCGAGGCGCCAAGGCCAGGCTTTTCGCCATCCGCTGCAATGGGTTCGGCACGCGGGGTCCGCTTTTGACGAACCTTCGGTGACCTTGCAGTAGCAGCCTCGATCTCGGCCTTGGACCGTCGTGGGGCACGCTGCTTTTTGGTCACAGGCACCTCTTGCTGCGCCTCCATTTCTGCAACTTCACCTGGGACGCCTGTTTCGCTTTCGTCTGCCATTGCTCTCTCCATAACGGTATGGATTCTTTTCGACTGCTAGACAGCGGATGTCAACAGACCGAACCAAATCGTCGGCTGACACCAATTTGCATTCAGTCCGACTTGCGAGTTGGAGTTACAGGCCGCAGGTGCCCGTGGCGCCGCAGCCGCCGGCGACATCCTTGAATACGGCGGCGATATCGACGTCTCACTGGTGGCGCCAGCAAGCGTGGCGCGTAGTCCTCGCCCGACGATTGGCAAAGGGCCAGGGAAACCTTCGACTGACTGGGGCTCAAAGCAAGCGTCAAGCGGCGAGGCGACGCACCTCACGCGATGGGGCGGCCTGGGAGGGCTTGCTCGCAGGCAGTTCGACAAACATCTTCCGCCATCTGGCGACTCGGCCAGGGCGGGCCGTATCGTCGATGACGATCATTCATGCCACAAGCCAACATAGCAGTCAGTAGGAGAAGGAAGTCATCAAAGTGGGCGAGATCCCTGAAAGAGTGGAAGGCGAAGCCCGCCAGCTCGCAGAAGAATCGCGGCGCGCCTAGCGATGCAGAGTTTGTAGCGCTGAGAGACGTTTGCAAAATCAACCGTCGAGCTCAGGCCAAACGCCCCTTTCTTCGGTGCCCTAGGCCCATTTCTGTTGCTAGTTGCGAGCGGGCTCGGGAGTATGCGGGAGCGACCATGGGGTAGTCAGCAGGCAACGCCCATTTTGCACGATATGCTTCTGGAGAAAGTGCGTGGTTCGTAATGATGTGTCGCTTCAGAGACTTGAAAGCTTCACCGCATTCCAGGCACGAAATCTGGTCATCTTGCAACGACTTCCTCACTGAGATCGCGGGCTTTTTCTTTTCTGCGACGGGAAGAACGGCGCTTCCAGACTTTGTTTTAAGCGCAGATTTGATTGAAATGATCAGATTGGCGATATCGCTGACCGGGACGACATGGTTGCTTAGATAGGCCGCCGTAATCGCAGCCGCTAACTGAGCCAACTTATCGGCGTCTTTGATATGATTTTCGTTGCTCATTAAATCTCCGCACGCTTAGTGGGTAGCGGTCACTGTCTAAGATGGCATCCGCTAAAACTCAGTCTTTCTGATAATCTACTCGCAGTGCCGCGGGTAACATTGAGTTGCCCGAAGCAGCCGTTCCCGGGATCAAAATCGAATCGCCGATAGCGCTTTTCACAGAAAGGTTCTGGCAGTTACGTAATCGGCACTCAGCTGTTTCCTCTGGTGCTGGTTAATCAACCGTAAATTTCCACAGGTCGCCGCATCGTATAATCGCCTCCGGACGAGCCTCGGCATGCGGCTTGCATGTTTATCGCTGTATTAATGGTGGAGCTCGTTTCTGGCATGCTGCGACACACATCAAATCAGTTTCCAACCCTTAGGCTCATCCTAAAAGGTCGTGAAAAATACAAGAGCATCAGAACGGTGCATGAAGCTGCCGCAACGTTGTTGGGAGAATGGCCAACTGACGACGGTGACTGCTACTTTGAGGCAATCATGACTTGCCTTGATGCGCTTTACAAAGCGACGCCGCCAGCGCTTGTCCGTGCAGCTCTGATCCGTGCCGCCGACGAGGAAAATATCGGGCATATTTCTTTAGTGTGTACAGCCAATTAAGGTCTCGCCATACGTGTCCCTTTAGTCCGCCGGGTGCACGGGAGATCCGGAGACAAATACACAAAGGCGGAGTGAGGCGATGGGCGAAACATGCAAAGGAATAATTCACCGCCGTCATCTGCTCCGACATGATTTGATTTCGAGCGATTGGCCCGCCCCGTCAAACCCAGCCGCCTTGCTAAGATCTGAACCACCGTTCCCCGTAACATGGATCTCCAATGTAGATCGGACGCCCCAAGACGTCATTATTTTTCACGAAATTCGCAATGTTCATGCCTTTGCACTCGCCAGTCGCCCGGTCGGCAAGACAGACTGAAGGTCGATGTCGGTAAGCTGACAGTCTGCTCGGATAGCTGGAAGCAGAAATCCGCGGGACTATGTAATTCACTTTATCTTTAATCCTTAATATTTAAAATCAACATTTACTTAAATAATTTGAACCAATGTGCGTAGACGAACGTCGCAACTGGTGATTCACATGCGTAAAATTCCTCTGATCTTATCTGCAGCTTGCCTCTATTACAGTGCAGCCTCGGCTGAGACCATCGGTGTCTCCATGGCCAATATGGACAAGTTCCAGACTGCGCTTGCTGCTGGCATCACCGATCACGGTGCAAAGATACCCGGGGTCAAGATCACGATGGAAAGCGCCGGCGGCGATGCCGCAAAGCAGATGGAAACCGTCAAAAAATTTGTCGCGGACAAGGTCGACGCGTTGATCGTCGGTCCCGCTGACGGTGACATGGGTGCCGAACTTTCCAAGATCGCCAGCGATGCAAAAATTCCGCTGGTCTACGTCAACAACGAGCCAGCCAACCTCGCCGAACTCCCGGAGAAGCAGACCCTCGTCGCCTCGGACGAGAAAGATTCCGGCACGCTCCAGACAAAGGAAGTGTGCCGGCAACTGCATGGCAAGGGCAATGTGGTCATCCTGATGGGGGAGCTGTTCCATGCGGCTGCTCGCAAGCGGACGGACGATGTAGCCGAAGTGCTGGCGACGGATGACTGCAAGCAGATCCATGTCGTCGAGCGGCAGGCGGCAAACTGGTCGCCGCAGCTTGCCGAATTTCAAATGCAGGAATGGATGACTGCCGGCGTCAAGTTTGATGCCGTTATCGCCAACAACGACGAGATGGCTCTGGGAGCAATCAAGGCCTTGAAGAAGGCCAACGTGCCGATGAACAAAGTGGTGGTCGCCGGTGTCGATGCCACAGATGACGCACTGGCCGCCATCGGGCGCGGTGATCTGGACGTCACGATCCTGCAAAACGCGGCAGGACAGGGTTCAGGATCGGTTGACGCTGCACTGAAACTGATCAAGGGCGAGAGCGTGCCGAAGACAATCTACATCCCGTTCGAACTCGTGACTGCCGACAACGTCGCCAAATATCTGCCTAAGAGCCAGTAAGAGAGCCAAGGATCAATCACATGAAAATCTGGAAAAAATTGGGTATCCGGACCCAAATTACCGTTGGTTTCCTACCTCTTATCCTGCTGATGAGCGTATTGTCGCTGAGCGCGATCAATGGCATGAGTGGTCTCGCTTCGATGTTTACTTCCTACCGCGCCACCGCTGGACAGAGCGTTGCGGTTTCGGATTACAGCAACAGGCTGCACGACATCCAGCTTGCCGCAGAAAGCTTCCGTACCAATCCCAGCGCCGACGTCGTCCAATCATTCAAGGAGGGCGTGAAGGCATTTTCGCTTGACGACCCGCGTCTGTCCGGCAACCAGGAACTGCAGAAGCAGATGGTCGAGATCCGCGCGGAGATCGGCACCTACA
This region includes:
- a CDS encoding MucR family transcriptional regulator, encoding MSNENHIKDADKLAQLAAAITAAYLSNHVVPVSDIANLIISIKSALKTKSGSAVLPVAEKKKPAISVRKSLQDDQISCLECGEAFKSLKRHIITNHALSPEAYRAKWALPADYPMVAPAYSRARSQLATEMGLGHRRKGRLA
- a CDS encoding SyrB-like regulator, whose amino-acid sequence is MADESETGVPGEVAEMEAQQEVPVTKKQRAPRRSKAEIEAATARSPKVRQKRTPRAEPIAADGEKPGLGASKKTAVKAKPITVPATPATSVAASDEMADLIQLEEENQRLRHALADKLRAENADLRKRLGV
- a CDS encoding substrate-binding domain-containing protein — protein: MRKIPLILSAACLYYSAASAETIGVSMANMDKFQTALAAGITDHGAKIPGVKITMESAGGDAAKQMETVKKFVADKVDALIVGPADGDMGAELSKIASDAKIPLVYVNNEPANLAELPEKQTLVASDEKDSGTLQTKEVCRQLHGKGNVVILMGELFHAAARKRTDDVAEVLATDDCKQIHVVERQAANWSPQLAEFQMQEWMTAGVKFDAVIANNDEMALGAIKALKKANVPMNKVVVAGVDATDDALAAIGRGDLDVTILQNAAGQGSGSVDAALKLIKGESVPKTIYIPFELVTADNVAKYLPKSQ
- a CDS encoding DUF982 domain-containing protein yields the protein MFIAVLMVELVSGMLRHTSNQFPTLRLILKGREKYKSIRTVHEAAATLLGEWPTDDGDCYFEAIMTCLDALYKATPPALVRAALIRAADEENIGHISLVCTAN